The following coding sequences are from one Thamnophis elegans isolate rThaEle1 chromosome 5, rThaEle1.pri, whole genome shotgun sequence window:
- the RPS10 gene encoding LOW QUALITY PROTEIN: 40S ribosomal protein S10 (The sequence of the model RefSeq protein was modified relative to this genomic sequence to represent the inferred CDS: inserted 1 base in 1 codon), translating into MLMPKKNRIAIYELXFKEGVMVAKKDVHMPKHPELADKNVPNLHVMKAMQSLKSRGYVKEQFAWRHFYWYLTNEGIQYLRDYLHLPPEIVPATLRRSRPETGRPRPKGLEGERPARLTRGEADRDTYRRSAAPPGADKKAEAGAGSATEFQFRGGFGRGRGQPPQ; encoded by the exons ATGTTGATGCCTAAGAAAAATCGTATTGCAATCTATGAAC CTTTTAAGGAGGGTGTGATGGTGGCCAAGAAAGATGTCCACATGCCTAAGCATCCAGAACTAGCAGACAAAAATGTGCCCAACCTCCATGTCATGAAAGCAATGCAG TCCTTGAAATCTCGTGGCTACGTGAAGGAACAGTTTGCCTGGAGGCATTTTTATTGGTATCTGACCAATGAGGGCATTCAGTACCTGCGGGATTATCTCCATCTACCACCTGAAATTGTGCCTGCCACTTTGCGTCGCAGCCGTCCTGAAACAGGCAGACCCAGGCCCAAAG gttTAGAGGGTGAACGTCCAGCTCGTCTTACACGAGGAGAAGCTGATAGGGATACCTATAGAAGAAGCGCAGCTCCTC CTGGTGCAGACAAAAAGGCAGAAGCTGGTGCTGGGTCAGCTACTGAATTTCAATTT AGAGGTGGATTTGGACGTGGGCGTGGTCAACCCCCTCAGTAG